The following are encoded together in the Cicer arietinum cultivar CDC Frontier isolate Library 1 chromosome 2, Cicar.CDCFrontier_v2.0, whole genome shotgun sequence genome:
- the LOC101502414 gene encoding splicing factor 3B subunit 6-like protein, with amino-acid sequence MTTISLRKGNTRLPPEVNRVLYVRNLPFNITSEEMYDIFGKYGAIRQIRIGTNKDTRGTAFVVYEDIYDAKTAVDHLSGFNVANRYLIVLYYQHAKMSKKFDQKKKEDEIARMQEKYGVTTKEK; translated from the coding sequence ATGACAACAATCAGTCTCCGGAAGGGAAACACACGTCTTCCACCGGAAGTTAACCGCGTCCTCTACGTTCGCAACCTTCCCTTCAACATAACAAGCGAAGAAATGTACGATATATTCGGCAAATACGGCGCGATTCGTCAGATCCGAATCGGAACTAACAAAGACACGCGCGGCACAGCTTTCGTCGTTTACGAAGATATTTACGACGCTAAGACCGCCGTCGATCATCTCTCTGGTTTCAACGTCGCTAATCGTTATCTCATCGTTCTTTATTATCAGCATGCTAAGATGAGTAAGAAGTTTGAtcagaagaagaaggaagatgAGATTGCTCGTATGCAGGAGAAGTATGGTGTTACTACTAAAGAGAAGTAG
- the LOC101503143 gene encoding uncharacterized protein isoform X2 — translation MEQKEKIPTKSSVPQFGGWDQKAPGATDYSMVFTQARENKKHQKTDLTQVKRNSIGNEQDLAKASHGHAHPAHGHVRSANGHVRSANGHANPAHGHAHPAHGHAHAQVHAHAQEDPVVMGKKRILTYINCCIRP, via the exons ATGGAACAAAAGGAG AAAATACCTACTAAATCATCTGTGCCTCAGTTTGGAGGGTGGGACCAAAAGGCTCCAGGAGCTACTGACTATTCAATGGTGTTTACCCAAGCTCGTGAAAACAAAAAGCATCAGAAAACTGACCTGACCCAAGTCAAGCGTAACAGCATTGGGAATGAACAGGACCTCGCCAAAGCTAGTCATGGACATGCACATCCTGCTCATGGTCATGTTCGTTCTGCCAATGGTCATGTTCGTTCTGCCAATGGTCATGCCAATCCTGCTCATGGTCATGCCCATCCTGCTCATGGTCATGCTCATGCCCAAGTTCATGCTCATGCACAAGAAGATCCTGTAGTCATG GGGAAAAAGAGGATTCTGACCTACATAAATTGCTGTATTAGGCCTTGA
- the LOC101503143 gene encoding uncharacterized protein isoform X1: MEQKEVSKIPTKSSVPQFGGWDQKAPGATDYSMVFTQARENKKHQKTDLTQVKRNSIGNEQDLAKASHGHAHPAHGHVRSANGHVRSANGHANPAHGHAHPAHGHAHAQVHAHAQEDPVVMGKKRILTYINCCIRP, translated from the exons ATGGAACAAAAGGAGGTATCG AAAATACCTACTAAATCATCTGTGCCTCAGTTTGGAGGGTGGGACCAAAAGGCTCCAGGAGCTACTGACTATTCAATGGTGTTTACCCAAGCTCGTGAAAACAAAAAGCATCAGAAAACTGACCTGACCCAAGTCAAGCGTAACAGCATTGGGAATGAACAGGACCTCGCCAAAGCTAGTCATGGACATGCACATCCTGCTCATGGTCATGTTCGTTCTGCCAATGGTCATGTTCGTTCTGCCAATGGTCATGCCAATCCTGCTCATGGTCATGCCCATCCTGCTCATGGTCATGCTCATGCCCAAGTTCATGCTCATGCACAAGAAGATCCTGTAGTCATG GGGAAAAAGAGGATTCTGACCTACATAAATTGCTGTATTAGGCCTTGA
- the LOC101502714 gene encoding dihydropyrimidinase: protein MTFILFLFFLIVPSLFAQSQPNHQFCEAGIGYGDSTCGTSIPSSNKLLIKGGTVVNAHHQQIADVYVEDGIIVAVNPTITVGDDVHVIDATGKFVMPGGIDPHTHLEFEFMNTVTVDNFFSGQAAALAGGTTMHIDFVIPINGSLTAGFEAYEKKAKKSCMDYGFHMAITKWDETVSREMELMVKEKGINSFKFFMAYKGALMISDDLLLEGFKKCKSLGALAMVHAENGDAVYEGQRKMIELGITGPEGHALSRPAVLEGEATARAIRLADFVNTPLYVVHVMSIDAMEEIAKARKSGQRVIGEPVVSGLALDESWLWHPDFETAAKYVMSPPIRKQGHDKALQAALSTGVLQLVGTDHCVFNSTQKAFGIDDFRKIPNGVNGIEERMHVVWDIMVESGQISVTDFVRLTSTECARIFNIYPRKGAILPGSDADIIILNPNSSFEVTAKSHHSRLDTNIYEGRRGKGKIEVTIAGGRVVWENNELKAVPGTGRYIQMEPFSYVFDGLDKKDASYLSSLQAPVKRAKSTA from the exons ATGACTTTTATTCTTTTCCTCTTCTTCCTTATCGTTCCTTCTTTGTTTGCACAATCACAACCCAATCACCAG TTTTGTGAAGCTGGAATCGGATACGGAGACTCCACATGTGGAACTTCAATTCCATCATCCAACAAATTGTTGATCAAAGGTGGCACTGTTGTCAATGCTCACCACCAACAAATCGCCGATGTTTATGTTGAAGATGGCATCATCGTTGCCGTCAATCCAACTATCACG GTTGGAGATGACGTGCATGTCATTGATGCCACTGGCAAATTTGTTATGCCAG GAGGCATTGATCCTCATACCCATCTAGAGTTTGAGTTTATGAACACTGTAACGGTGGACAATTTCTTCAGTGGCCAGGCCGCAGCATTGGCTGGTGGGACGACTATGCACATCGACTTTGTTATACCAATTAATGGGAGTCTAACAGCCGGTTTTGAAGCCTATGAAAAGAAGGCAAAGAAGTCTTGCATGGATTATGGTTTCCATATGGCTATTACCAAATGGGATGAAACTGTTTCAAGAGAAATGGAGCTCATGGTCAAGGAGAAAG GTATAAACTCTTTTAAGTTTTTCATGGCATACAAAGGAGCTCTTATGATCAGTGATGATCTGCTTCTGGAAGGATTTAAAAAGTGCAAGTCTCTCGGCGCCTTAGCCATGGTTCACGCAGAAAATGGAGATGCTGTGTATGAAGGGCAAAGGAAGATGATAGAGCTTGGAATAACTGGACCTGAGGGGCATGCTCTTTCAAGGCCTGCAGTG TTGGAAGGAGAGGCAACTGCCCGTGCTATACGCTTAGCAGATTTTGTCAACACTCCTTTATACGTGGTTCATGTCATGAGCATTGATGCAATGGAAGAAATTGCGAAGGCCAGGAAATCAG GACAAAGAGTAATTGGAGAACCTGTTGTTTCTGGGTTAGCCCTTGATGAATCTTGGCTTTGGCATCCTGATTTTGAGACTGCAGCAAA GTATGTCATGAGTCCCCCTATTAGGAAACAAGGACATGATAAGGCCCTACAAGCTGCCCTCTCAACAGGAGTTTTGCAG CTGGTAGGAACTGATCATTGTGTCTTTAATTCGACCCAAAAAGCTTTTGGAATTGACGACTTCCGCAAAATACCTAATGGTGTCAATG GTATTGAAGAAAGGATGCACGTTGTATGGGATATCATGGTG GAATCTGGCCAAATATCTGTCACTGACTTTGTCCGGTTGACAAGCACAGAATG TGCTAGAATCTTCAATATATATCCAAGGAAAGGAGCGATTCTTCCTGGCTCTGATGCAGATATTATAATTCTCAATCCGAATTCAAGCTTTGAGGTAACTGCAAAGTCACACCACTCTAGACTGGACACAAACATCTACGAGGGAAGGAGAGGAAAG GGGAAAATTGAAGTGACTATAGCAGGAGGAAGAGTTGTTTGGGAAAACAATGAATTGAAAGCTGTTCCTGGTACTGGGAGATACATACAAATGGAACCTTTTAGTTATGTGTTTGATGGACTGGACAAGAAGGATGCCAGTTATCTAAGTTCTCTTCAAGCCCCAGTTAAGCGGGCAAAGTCCACGGCATAA
- the LOC101503689 gene encoding uncharacterized protein isoform X3 codes for MEAPLLGFKEVPDLEDDTKSSPSSRKLVPWLNWNEWLFVRDALFSDSPQSLSSALKRISSWRSRGSLPVLIDVTASIVEIQHMDPCFRQDQSDDASVSEEVLAMLYCMAIVRLVNGAVEKTRRKEVVSIAVAAEAIGIPRMLIDIRHEGSHRELPSLKVVRSASIKALDWLKSYYWEPQSKAIPFQGEGNANVKKEIKSMIRELAICLKVSGSPEFSTSLLKGKRSKKPIRKILKSVLRLYSSYSSEIVSVLMDYLWKTLSSSEFKKNVDDASVGPTVENVLADWKPVILKLYDKEPELLLNLLKEVLHMIEAQEDMKCEEDNPSTTISHSREDFHRVAYLSSLFVWLVRILRKQSSGAANMPKRVLQELVRKCLLISHLCNKEVMDSALHLAELVGDRSLSKKVQMLSRVTLSNVFDSADDQSTLLTSANVFQLEETMREACKKLELVKQQIMKNKKAKEVDCEIEETEETQIWTLAKTWNPCPIGMLPRVVGSSGCVPVLDVIDNEEHNQVSERKENWKLIKHGAKRDAPSDLQLLDNSTVKKMKETEKVGELNDELPMEEDELPTEAGKGYLMEAGVWKRVKEEELLAIQSSVRILF; via the exons ATGGAGGCACCATTGCTAGGGTTCAAAGAAGTTCCAGATTTGGAAGACGACACAAAATCTTCTCCAAGTTCGCGTAAATTAGTTCCTTGGTTGAACTGGAACGAGTGGCTTTTCGTTAGAGACGCTCTCTTCTCCGATTCTCCTCAATCTCTTTCATCCGCGCTTAAACGA ATTTCTTCCTGGCGAAGTCGAGGTTCATTGCCTGTTCTAATCGATGTCACTGCTTCTATAGTTGAAATTCAGCACATGGATCCCTGTTTTAG ACAAGATCAATCGGATGATGCTTCTGTTTCGGAGGAGGTTCTTGCAATGTTGTATTGCATGGCTATCGTGAG GCTTGTGAATGGTGCTGTAGAGAAGACACGGAGGAAAGAAGTGGTGTCAATAGCTGTGGCTGCGGAGGCAATTGGCATTCCACGCATGCTGATTGATATTCGCCACG AGGGATCACATCGTGAGCTTCCATCACTCAAGGTTGTTCGTAGTGCCTCAATTAAG GCacttgattggttaaaatcttATTATTGGGAACCTCAGAGCAAAGCAATTCCTTTTCAAGGTGAAGGCAATGCAAATGTCAAAAAGGAAATCAAGTCTATGATTCGTGAATTAGCTATCTGCTTGAAAGTCAGTGGGAGTCCCGAGTTTAGTACCTCACTGCTCAAGGGAAAAC GATCTAAGAAACCGATTAGAAAGATCTTGAAATCTGTTCTTCGGTTGTATTCCTCCTACTCTTCAGAGATTGTGTCTGTGTTGATGGATTATTTGTGGAAAACTTTAAGTTCCTCAGAGTTCAAAAAGAATGTAGACGATGCATCTGTTGGTCCTACTGTAGAGAATGTTTTGGCCGATTGGAAGCCTGTCATACTCAAATTGTATGATAAGGAACCAGAGTTACTTCTGAACCTCCTTAAGGAAGTTCTTCATATGATTGAGGCTCAGGAAGATATGAAGTGTGAAGAAG ATAACCCAAGTACTACAATTTCACACTCGAGGGAAGACTTTCATAGAGTTGCTTATCTTTCTTCTTTGTTTGTATGGCTTGTTCGAATTCTCAGAAAACAATCTTCTGGAGCAGCAAATATGCCGAAGAGAGTTTTGCAAGAACTTGTTCGTAAATGTCTTCTAATATCACATCTTTGCAACAAGGAGGTCATGGATTCAGCCCTTCACCTCGCTGAATTGGTGGGTGATAGATCTTTGTCGAAGAAAGTTCAAATGCTCTCTCGTGTTACTTTGTCCAACGTTTTTGACAGTGCAGATGATCAAAGCACTTTATTGACTTCGGCGAATGTTTTCCAACTCGAGGAAACCATGCGTGAAGCATGTAAAAAGCTTGAGTTAGTTAAACAAcagataatgaaaaataaaaaggcaAAGGAAGTCGATTGTGAGATTGAAGAGACTGAAGAAACACAGATATGGACTTTGGCAAAGACATGGAACCCATGTCCAATTGGCATGTTGCCTCGTGTTGTTGGTTCATCGGGTTGCGTTCCAGTTCTTGATGTTATCGATAATGAAGAACACAATCAAGTCtcagaaaggaaagagaattgGAAATTGATCAAACATGGTGCCAAGCGAGATGCCCCTTCAGACCTTCAGCTACTTGATAACTCCACTGTTAAGAAGATGAAGGAGACTGAAAAAGTTGGTGAATTAAATGATGAATTGCCAATGGAAGAGGATGAATTGCCAACGGAAGCAGGGAAAGGATACCTTATGGAAGCTGGGGTTTGGAAGAGAGTAAAGGAGGAAGAGCTACTAGCCATTCAGTCTTCTGtgagaattttattttga
- the LOC101503689 gene encoding uncharacterized protein isoform X2, producing the protein MEAPLLGFKEVPDLEDDTKSSPSSRKLVPWLNWNEWLFVRDALFSDSPQSLSSALKRISSWRSRGSLPVLIDVTASIVEIQHMDPCFRQDQSDDASVSEEVLAMLYCMAIVRLVNGAVEKTRRKEVVSIAVAAEAIGIPRMLIDIRHEGSHRELPSLKVVRSASIKVRIILALDWLKSYYWEPQSKAIPFQGEGNANVKKEIKSMIRELAICLKVSGSPEFSTSLLKGKRSKKPIRKILKSVLRLYSSYSSEIVSVLMDYLWKTLSSSEFKKNVDDASVGPTVENVLADWKPVILKLYDKEPELLLNLLKEVLHMIEAQEDMKCEEDNPSTTISHSREDFHRVAYLSSLFVWLVRILRKQSSGAANMPKRVLQELVRKCLLISHLCNKEVMDSALHLAELVGDRSLSKKVQMLSRVTLSNVFDSADDQSTLLTSANVFQLEETMREACKKLELVKQQIMKNKKAKEVDCEIEETEETQIWTLAKTWNPCPIGMLPRVVGSSGCVPVLDVIDNEEHNQVSERKENWKLIKHGAKRDAPSDLQLLDNSTVKKMKETEKVGELNDELPMEEDELPTEAGKGYLMEAGVWKRVKEEELLAIQSSVRILF; encoded by the exons ATGGAGGCACCATTGCTAGGGTTCAAAGAAGTTCCAGATTTGGAAGACGACACAAAATCTTCTCCAAGTTCGCGTAAATTAGTTCCTTGGTTGAACTGGAACGAGTGGCTTTTCGTTAGAGACGCTCTCTTCTCCGATTCTCCTCAATCTCTTTCATCCGCGCTTAAACGA ATTTCTTCCTGGCGAAGTCGAGGTTCATTGCCTGTTCTAATCGATGTCACTGCTTCTATAGTTGAAATTCAGCACATGGATCCCTGTTTTAG ACAAGATCAATCGGATGATGCTTCTGTTTCGGAGGAGGTTCTTGCAATGTTGTATTGCATGGCTATCGTGAG GCTTGTGAATGGTGCTGTAGAGAAGACACGGAGGAAAGAAGTGGTGTCAATAGCTGTGGCTGCGGAGGCAATTGGCATTCCACGCATGCTGATTGATATTCGCCACG AGGGATCACATCGTGAGCTTCCATCACTCAAGGTTGTTCGTAGTGCCTCAATTAAGGTGCGGATCATTTTG GCacttgattggttaaaatcttATTATTGGGAACCTCAGAGCAAAGCAATTCCTTTTCAAGGTGAAGGCAATGCAAATGTCAAAAAGGAAATCAAGTCTATGATTCGTGAATTAGCTATCTGCTTGAAAGTCAGTGGGAGTCCCGAGTTTAGTACCTCACTGCTCAAGGGAAAAC GATCTAAGAAACCGATTAGAAAGATCTTGAAATCTGTTCTTCGGTTGTATTCCTCCTACTCTTCAGAGATTGTGTCTGTGTTGATGGATTATTTGTGGAAAACTTTAAGTTCCTCAGAGTTCAAAAAGAATGTAGACGATGCATCTGTTGGTCCTACTGTAGAGAATGTTTTGGCCGATTGGAAGCCTGTCATACTCAAATTGTATGATAAGGAACCAGAGTTACTTCTGAACCTCCTTAAGGAAGTTCTTCATATGATTGAGGCTCAGGAAGATATGAAGTGTGAAGAAG ATAACCCAAGTACTACAATTTCACACTCGAGGGAAGACTTTCATAGAGTTGCTTATCTTTCTTCTTTGTTTGTATGGCTTGTTCGAATTCTCAGAAAACAATCTTCTGGAGCAGCAAATATGCCGAAGAGAGTTTTGCAAGAACTTGTTCGTAAATGTCTTCTAATATCACATCTTTGCAACAAGGAGGTCATGGATTCAGCCCTTCACCTCGCTGAATTGGTGGGTGATAGATCTTTGTCGAAGAAAGTTCAAATGCTCTCTCGTGTTACTTTGTCCAACGTTTTTGACAGTGCAGATGATCAAAGCACTTTATTGACTTCGGCGAATGTTTTCCAACTCGAGGAAACCATGCGTGAAGCATGTAAAAAGCTTGAGTTAGTTAAACAAcagataatgaaaaataaaaaggcaAAGGAAGTCGATTGTGAGATTGAAGAGACTGAAGAAACACAGATATGGACTTTGGCAAAGACATGGAACCCATGTCCAATTGGCATGTTGCCTCGTGTTGTTGGTTCATCGGGTTGCGTTCCAGTTCTTGATGTTATCGATAATGAAGAACACAATCAAGTCtcagaaaggaaagagaattgGAAATTGATCAAACATGGTGCCAAGCGAGATGCCCCTTCAGACCTTCAGCTACTTGATAACTCCACTGTTAAGAAGATGAAGGAGACTGAAAAAGTTGGTGAATTAAATGATGAATTGCCAATGGAAGAGGATGAATTGCCAACGGAAGCAGGGAAAGGATACCTTATGGAAGCTGGGGTTTGGAAGAGAGTAAAGGAGGAAGAGCTACTAGCCATTCAGTCTTCTGtgagaattttattttga
- the LOC101503689 gene encoding uncharacterized protein isoform X1, with the protein MEAPLLGFKEVPDLEDDTKSSPSSRKLVPWLNWNEWLFVRDALFSDSPQSLSSALKRISSWRSRGSLPVLIDVTASIVEIQHMDPCFRQDQSDDASVSEEVLAMLYCMAIVRLVNGAVEKTRRKEVVSIAVAAEAIGIPRMLIDIRHEGSHRELPSLKVVRSASIKALDWLKSYYWEPQSKAIPFQGEGNANVKKEIKSMIRELAICLKVSGSPEFSTSLLKGKRAKHGELLFKRKKLLAIVVGKNQTSRLGGSKKPIRKILKSVLRLYSSYSSEIVSVLMDYLWKTLSSSEFKKNVDDASVGPTVENVLADWKPVILKLYDKEPELLLNLLKEVLHMIEAQEDMKCEEDNPSTTISHSREDFHRVAYLSSLFVWLVRILRKQSSGAANMPKRVLQELVRKCLLISHLCNKEVMDSALHLAELVGDRSLSKKVQMLSRVTLSNVFDSADDQSTLLTSANVFQLEETMREACKKLELVKQQIMKNKKAKEVDCEIEETEETQIWTLAKTWNPCPIGMLPRVVGSSGCVPVLDVIDNEEHNQVSERKENWKLIKHGAKRDAPSDLQLLDNSTVKKMKETEKVGELNDELPMEEDELPTEAGKGYLMEAGVWKRVKEEELLAIQSSVRILF; encoded by the exons ATGGAGGCACCATTGCTAGGGTTCAAAGAAGTTCCAGATTTGGAAGACGACACAAAATCTTCTCCAAGTTCGCGTAAATTAGTTCCTTGGTTGAACTGGAACGAGTGGCTTTTCGTTAGAGACGCTCTCTTCTCCGATTCTCCTCAATCTCTTTCATCCGCGCTTAAACGA ATTTCTTCCTGGCGAAGTCGAGGTTCATTGCCTGTTCTAATCGATGTCACTGCTTCTATAGTTGAAATTCAGCACATGGATCCCTGTTTTAG ACAAGATCAATCGGATGATGCTTCTGTTTCGGAGGAGGTTCTTGCAATGTTGTATTGCATGGCTATCGTGAG GCTTGTGAATGGTGCTGTAGAGAAGACACGGAGGAAAGAAGTGGTGTCAATAGCTGTGGCTGCGGAGGCAATTGGCATTCCACGCATGCTGATTGATATTCGCCACG AGGGATCACATCGTGAGCTTCCATCACTCAAGGTTGTTCGTAGTGCCTCAATTAAG GCacttgattggttaaaatcttATTATTGGGAACCTCAGAGCAAAGCAATTCCTTTTCAAGGTGAAGGCAATGCAAATGTCAAAAAGGAAATCAAGTCTATGATTCGTGAATTAGCTATCTGCTTGAAAGTCAGTGGGAGTCCCGAGTTTAGTACCTCACTGCTCAAGGGAAAAC GGGCCAAGCATGGTGAATTGCTTTTTAAACGTAAAAAGCTTTTGGCTATTGTGGTTGGCAAGAACCAAACATCACGCCTTGGAG GATCTAAGAAACCGATTAGAAAGATCTTGAAATCTGTTCTTCGGTTGTATTCCTCCTACTCTTCAGAGATTGTGTCTGTGTTGATGGATTATTTGTGGAAAACTTTAAGTTCCTCAGAGTTCAAAAAGAATGTAGACGATGCATCTGTTGGTCCTACTGTAGAGAATGTTTTGGCCGATTGGAAGCCTGTCATACTCAAATTGTATGATAAGGAACCAGAGTTACTTCTGAACCTCCTTAAGGAAGTTCTTCATATGATTGAGGCTCAGGAAGATATGAAGTGTGAAGAAG ATAACCCAAGTACTACAATTTCACACTCGAGGGAAGACTTTCATAGAGTTGCTTATCTTTCTTCTTTGTTTGTATGGCTTGTTCGAATTCTCAGAAAACAATCTTCTGGAGCAGCAAATATGCCGAAGAGAGTTTTGCAAGAACTTGTTCGTAAATGTCTTCTAATATCACATCTTTGCAACAAGGAGGTCATGGATTCAGCCCTTCACCTCGCTGAATTGGTGGGTGATAGATCTTTGTCGAAGAAAGTTCAAATGCTCTCTCGTGTTACTTTGTCCAACGTTTTTGACAGTGCAGATGATCAAAGCACTTTATTGACTTCGGCGAATGTTTTCCAACTCGAGGAAACCATGCGTGAAGCATGTAAAAAGCTTGAGTTAGTTAAACAAcagataatgaaaaataaaaaggcaAAGGAAGTCGATTGTGAGATTGAAGAGACTGAAGAAACACAGATATGGACTTTGGCAAAGACATGGAACCCATGTCCAATTGGCATGTTGCCTCGTGTTGTTGGTTCATCGGGTTGCGTTCCAGTTCTTGATGTTATCGATAATGAAGAACACAATCAAGTCtcagaaaggaaagagaattgGAAATTGATCAAACATGGTGCCAAGCGAGATGCCCCTTCAGACCTTCAGCTACTTGATAACTCCACTGTTAAGAAGATGAAGGAGACTGAAAAAGTTGGTGAATTAAATGATGAATTGCCAATGGAAGAGGATGAATTGCCAACGGAAGCAGGGAAAGGATACCTTATGGAAGCTGGGGTTTGGAAGAGAGTAAAGGAGGAAGAGCTACTAGCCATTCAGTCTTCTGtgagaattttattttga